The following proteins are encoded in a genomic region of Mycoplasma sp. NEAQ87857:
- the asnS gene encoding asparagine--tRNA ligase, whose protein sequence is MNSIKKYLLKPVFYDGWTDVVVKGWVSSNRGNKKIRFIELNDGSTIKNLQVVFKGDFDFEQLDSIRPGAAMVIKGTLNATPNAKQPIELVANELLELKNVDEDYPIQNQEMKLETLREIPHLRHRTNILRAVMLIRSTLAQEVHKFFINREFYYMNSPIITSNDGEGAGETFNVDDSQKDPFFGVGNKATLGVTGQLHGESYAIGMNKIYTFAPTFRAERSNTKRHLAEFWMIEPEVAFYKLNDVIKLADDMLKVVIRNTMAQHKFELELLDSVSNNTLIAKLEHFLESPLKIVDYKEAIAELKKVKDIFEEKNIYFGLDLASEHEKYLTEQVYKCPIAVINFPKEFKAFYMYQNDDNQTVAAFDLLVPGIGELVGGSERESNYDKLVQRVKELNIDEKDLKWYLDLRRFGHMQSAGFGVGFERLVMYVTGIENIRDAIPYPRTTGNIRM, encoded by the coding sequence ATGAATTCAATTAAAAAATATTTATTAAAACCAGTTTTTTATGACGGATGAACTGATGTTGTAGTTAAAGGATGAGTTTCATCAAACAGAGGTAATAAAAAAATTCGTTTTATTGAACTAAATGATGGTTCTACCATTAAAAACCTTCAAGTTGTATTTAAAGGTGATTTTGATTTTGAACAATTAGATAGCATTAGACCTGGAGCTGCTATGGTAATTAAAGGAACTTTAAATGCTACACCTAATGCAAAACAACCTATTGAATTAGTAGCAAATGAGTTGCTCGAATTAAAAAATGTTGATGAAGATTATCCGATCCAAAACCAAGAAATGAAACTTGAAACATTAAGAGAAATTCCGCATTTAAGACATAGAACTAACATTTTACGTGCAGTTATGTTAATTCGTTCAACTTTAGCTCAAGAAGTACATAAATTCTTTATTAATAGAGAATTTTACTATATGAATAGCCCTATTATTACTTCAAATGATGGTGAAGGTGCTGGAGAAACTTTTAATGTTGATGATTCACAAAAAGATCCATTTTTTGGAGTCGGAAATAAAGCTACTTTAGGTGTAACAGGACAACTTCATGGAGAAAGTTATGCAATTGGTATGAATAAAATTTATACTTTTGCACCTACTTTTAGAGCTGAAAGATCAAACACCAAACGTCATTTAGCAGAGTTTTGAATGATTGAACCTGAAGTTGCATTTTATAAATTAAATGATGTAATTAAACTTGCAGATGATATGTTAAAAGTAGTAATTAGAAACACAATGGCTCAACATAAATTTGAATTAGAGTTATTAGATTCAGTTTCTAATAATACTTTAATTGCTAAACTTGAGCACTTTTTAGAATCGCCTTTAAAAATAGTTGATTATAAAGAAGCAATAGCTGAATTAAAAAAAGTTAAAGATATTTTTGAAGAAAAAAATATTTATTTTGGTTTAGATCTTGCAAGTGAACACGAAAAATATTTAACTGAACAAGTTTATAAATGTCCAATAGCTGTAATTAATTTCCCTAAAGAATTTAAAGCATTTTATATGTATCAAAATGATGATAATCAAACAGTAGCGGCTTTTGACCTTTTAGTTCCTGGAATTGGTGAATTAGTAGGTGGAAGTGAACGTGAATCAAATTATGATAAATTAGTTCAAAGAGTTAAAGAATTAAACATTGATGAAAAAGATTTAAAATGATATTTAGATCTTAGAAGATTTGGTCATATGCAAAGTGCTGGATTTGGTGTAGGATTTGAAAGATTAGTAATGTATGTAACTGGAATCGAAAACATTAGAGATGCTATCCCTTATCCAAGAACTACTGGAAATATAAGAATGTAA
- a CDS encoding YhcH/YjgK/YiaL family protein: MIYDKIINASNYQFSDDANGQKINRALSLIQLIDINKISAGMTEIMDGIFLVKKDFESNYEEKFGEIHQRTVDIHLYGGDCNEIIYFDNDTKVTKENTLDSFLDKDVAFVKVDEYQNSVILKDGYFALFLPKEFHAPKIADSNLSKINKIIVKIKLD; the protein is encoded by the coding sequence ATGATTTATGACAAAATAATCAATGCAAGTAATTATCAATTTAGTGATGATGCTAATGGACAAAAAATTAATCGTGCTTTATCATTAATTCAATTAATTGATATCAATAAAATTTCAGCAGGAATGACTGAAATAATGGATGGTATTTTCTTAGTTAAAAAAGATTTTGAGTCAAATTATGAAGAAAAATTTGGTGAAATTCACCAAAGAACTGTTGATATTCATCTTTATGGTGGAGATTGTAATGAAATTATTTATTTTGATAATGATACAAAAGTTACAAAAGAAAATACATTAGATAGTTTCTTAGATAAAGATGTTGCTTTTGTAAAAGTTGATGAATATCAAAATAGTGTAATTTTAAAAGATGGATATTTTGCTTTATTTTTACCAAAAGAATTTCACGCTCCAAAAATAGCAGATTCAAACTTAAGTAAAATTAATAAAATAATAGTAAAAATTAAATTAGATTAG
- the rlmD gene encoding 23S rRNA (uracil(1939)-C(5))-methyltransferase RlmD, translating into MSKLNNVKCKELSYEGLGVANLDDKKLFVYNFLPNEVANINIIKQTKHISFGIAKEILTASTDRINNDFSYSFPLEILDYQKQLEAKNNYLNSLFSRNLNLKNKILKPIIACDNKNNYRNKVRIAFDTKIVDNNPRLILVEHQGKSEKLVELNSINQTNFIKPQVLETIFNLLQTYVKPSSYKMLKGLTIRINQLNQIDLLILVNNDFDLPKQLVSNIINTFGSNKIKLQEAKLNHKTNTQKIKIINNIDFKMQLCNQNFAIDINSFFQVNNFIANKMFEYIQNLTKDQNSNTILDLYCGSGIIGQLIGSNNKIIGIDIDKDSIIQAKNNALINNKINSKYYAGDVYKVISKLNLDLTNALVIVDPPRKGLSKEFIEWFNSNKFTQLIYISCDPRTLTRDLIELQKLNYQIDSIQPFDMFPNTFHLENVVLISKNKII; encoded by the coding sequence ATGTCTAAATTAAACAATGTTAAATGTAAAGAATTAAGCTATGAAGGGTTAGGAGTGGCTAATTTAGATGATAAAAAATTATTTGTTTATAATTTCTTACCTAATGAAGTAGCTAATATAAATATCATTAAACAAACTAAACATATTTCTTTTGGTATAGCAAAAGAAATATTAACCGCTTCAACAGATAGAATTAATAATGATTTTTCATATTCTTTTCCATTAGAAATCTTAGATTATCAAAAACAATTAGAAGCTAAAAATAACTATTTAAATAGTTTATTTTCTAGAAATTTAAATCTTAAAAATAAGATCTTAAAACCAATTATAGCTTGTGATAATAAAAATAACTATAGAAATAAAGTAAGAATTGCTTTTGATACAAAAATAGTAGATAATAATCCAAGGTTAATCTTGGTTGAACATCAAGGTAAAAGTGAGAAATTGGTTGAATTAAACTCAATTAATCAAACTAATTTTATTAAACCTCAAGTTTTAGAAACTATTTTTAATCTCTTGCAAACTTATGTTAAACCTTCAAGTTATAAAATGCTTAAAGGATTAACTATTAGAATAAATCAATTAAATCAAATTGATTTATTAATTTTAGTTAATAATGATTTTGATTTACCTAAGCAATTAGTTTCAAATATCATTAATACTTTTGGTTCTAATAAAATTAAACTCCAAGAAGCTAAATTAAACCATAAAACTAATACTCAAAAAATTAAAATAATTAACAATATTGATTTTAAAATGCAATTATGCAATCAAAATTTTGCTATTGACATCAATTCATTTTTTCAAGTTAATAACTTTATTGCAAATAAAATGTTTGAATACATTCAAAATCTAACTAAAGATCAAAACAGCAATACTATTTTAGACCTTTATTGTGGTAGTGGTATTATTGGGCAATTAATTGGTTCTAATAACAAAATTATAGGTATTGATATTGATAAAGATTCAATTATTCAAGCTAAAAATAATGCTTTAATTAATAACAAAATCAATAGTAAATATTACGCAGGAGATGTTTATAAAGTTATATCTAAGTTAAATTTAGATCTTACTAATGCATTAGTAATAGTAGATCCTCCAAGAAAAGGTTTATCAAAAGAATTTATAGAATGGTTTAACTCTAATAAATTTACTCAATTAATTTATATCTCTTGTGATCCCAGAACATTAACAAGAGATTTAATAGAATTACAAAAATTAAATTATCAAATTGATTCAATACAACCATTTGATATGTTTCCAAACACTTTTCACTTAGAAAATGTTGTTTTAATTTCTAAAAATAAAATAATATAA
- a CDS encoding DUF3899 domain-containing protein, whose product MKNKIKNKLIKEFGSLRFWLINLGFLILGITLFLLSYFYKNSDSNYARRTLLDSISFSSYIVALVSILFIVFKLGFLSNVIKNFKEGRASYKKAAEERKLKKMTPKEKEVYLKLQKKDLEKKQNQPKKTLFPFIFVFLLYGIPSIVFIIIALTV is encoded by the coding sequence ATGAAAAATAAAATTAAAAATAAACTAATTAAAGAATTTGGTTCATTAAGATTTTGATTAATTAATTTAGGATTCTTAATATTAGGAATAACCTTATTCTTGCTATCATATTTTTATAAAAACAGTGATTCTAACTATGCTAGAAGAACTTTATTAGATAGTATTAGTTTTTCATCTTATATAGTAGCTTTAGTAAGTATCTTATTTATTGTTTTTAAACTAGGATTTTTATCTAATGTTATTAAGAACTTTAAAGAAGGTAGAGCAAGTTATAAAAAAGCTGCTGAAGAACGTAAGTTAAAAAAGATGACCCCAAAAGAGAAAGAAGTTTATTTAAAACTCCAAAAGAAAGATCTTGAAAAAAAGCAAAATCAACCTAAAAAAACTTTATTTCCTTTTATCTTTGTTTTCTTACTCTATGGAATTCCATCAATTGTTTTTATTATCATTGCATTAACTGTATAG
- a CDS encoding ATP-binding cassette domain-containing protein produces the protein MKNNEQLQNAKPILEVNNLKKYFLNKGIVNKAVDNVSFTVKEGEILGLIGESGSGKTTVGRSLLRLYDDYNGFVRLDGQIISGKRISRKRRKFMHKNIQMIFQDPMASLNGQNTIFTILKEPLIVNGVINSKIKDLSSDWNDVKNNFHYTFLEASLQFELENLKISNQYWEPFLTKWQKEFQNIEFLTNETNEDMFNSYFSYLEEKNKINSIVINNLYNNNEKLINLYNQKQKDFRDQNIDFDEVELEKAKSEYKKALLHAKHTAKYYELKQKIAHQKEKIADLKSDMEQVVDIATNSLNNFINELKNETLMYRNEAFSATMLDLYLHKYKLYITNKKILKELKLQRSSLKYLSFNELKDLSADLNTYLKTFYQKHLNINPLTFEQNTKSSTIEISDVSFEEQFKKIKVAKLSDITNHFKTLVEQNFDFDFERFITISNQRHNKYNQELNEQNEILNALVAEAETEKAISVSDNQDTIAKAKINMDQAQKVFDQELAKYIEQYNVRIEQLRNEIDQQTKKRDELVSLEKEHDKTFFATHKQFVQFYKENMINVAKKKVLDCVKTLSLKDKIQYYINPNKLLNPTFKPIYVNYRQKLIELKVYETNVTQRLNGIDSFGVELKNLNKDLNKIKTLLGINSLNIAGLDKKWSNVLDLVLKPIRLSNLKKLFIKNTIYKALEDVGLLKQFAYRYPHEFSGGQRQRIVIARALITEPKIIVADEPIASLDISIQAQVVNLLKDLCKNKNIGMVFIAHDLSMIEYIADQVQIMHLGKIVEFGDTEAIYANPIHPYTINLFKAIPKISNANEKFQDVKFEISYLQEQQYPNIPSVHCVEKDKHFVFGTKQQFDKWMKLNYHNEK, from the coding sequence ATGAAAAATAATGAACAATTACAAAATGCTAAACCAATTTTAGAAGTAAATAACCTTAAAAAATATTTCTTAAATAAAGGTATTGTAAATAAAGCTGTTGATAATGTTTCTTTCACTGTTAAAGAAGGTGAGATTTTAGGACTTATTGGAGAATCTGGAAGTGGTAAAACCACAGTTGGTAGATCATTATTAAGATTATATGATGATTACAATGGGTTTGTTAGATTAGATGGTCAAATCATTTCAGGTAAAAGAATTTCACGTAAAAGACGTAAATTCATGCATAAAAATATTCAAATGATCTTCCAAGATCCTATGGCTTCATTAAATGGTCAAAATACTATTTTCACCATTTTAAAAGAACCATTAATCGTTAATGGAGTAATTAATTCAAAAATTAAAGACTTAAGTTCAGATTGAAATGATGTTAAAAATAACTTCCACTATACTTTTTTAGAAGCGTCATTACAATTTGAATTAGAAAACTTAAAAATTTCTAATCAATATTGAGAACCATTTTTAACTAAATGACAAAAAGAATTTCAAAATATTGAGTTTTTAACTAATGAAACAAATGAAGATATGTTTAATTCATACTTCTCATATTTAGAAGAAAAAAATAAAATTAATTCAATAGTAATTAATAACTTATATAACAATAATGAAAAATTAATTAATCTTTATAATCAAAAACAAAAAGATTTTAGAGATCAAAACATTGATTTTGATGAAGTAGAACTTGAAAAAGCTAAATCAGAATACAAAAAAGCACTATTACACGCTAAACATACAGCTAAATACTATGAATTAAAACAAAAAATCGCTCACCAAAAAGAAAAAATAGCTGATTTAAAAAGCGATATGGAACAAGTGGTTGATATTGCTACTAACTCATTAAATAACTTCATTAATGAGTTAAAAAATGAAACTTTAATGTATCGTAATGAAGCTTTTTCAGCTACTATGTTAGATTTATATTTACACAAATATAAGTTATATATCACTAATAAAAAAATTCTTAAAGAATTAAAATTACAACGTAGTTCATTAAAATACTTAAGTTTTAATGAACTAAAAGATTTAAGTGCTGATTTAAACACTTATTTAAAAACTTTTTATCAAAAGCATTTAAATATTAATCCTTTAACTTTTGAACAAAACACTAAATCTTCTACTATTGAAATTTCTGATGTTAGTTTTGAAGAGCAATTTAAAAAGATTAAAGTAGCTAAATTATCAGATATCACTAATCATTTTAAAACTCTTGTTGAACAAAATTTTGATTTTGATTTTGAGAGATTTATTACTATATCTAACCAAAGACATAATAAATATAATCAAGAGTTAAATGAACAAAATGAAATTCTAAATGCTTTAGTTGCTGAAGCAGAAACAGAAAAAGCTATTTCAGTTTCAGATAATCAAGATACTATTGCTAAAGCTAAAATTAATATGGATCAAGCTCAAAAAGTGTTTGATCAAGAATTGGCTAAATACATTGAACAATATAATGTAAGAATTGAACAATTAAGAAATGAAATTGATCAGCAAACTAAAAAACGTGATGAATTAGTTTCTTTAGAAAAAGAGCATGATAAAACGTTTTTTGCAACTCACAAACAATTTGTTCAATTCTATAAAGAAAATATGATTAATGTAGCTAAAAAGAAAGTATTAGATTGTGTTAAAACTTTATCATTAAAAGATAAAATTCAATATTACATTAATCCAAACAAATTATTAAATCCAACTTTTAAACCAATTTATGTTAACTATCGTCAAAAATTAATTGAATTAAAAGTTTATGAAACTAATGTTACTCAAAGATTAAATGGTATAGATTCTTTTGGTGTTGAATTAAAAAACCTTAATAAAGATTTAAATAAAATTAAAACTTTATTAGGAATTAATTCATTAAATATTGCTGGATTAGATAAAAAATGAAGCAATGTGCTTGATTTAGTACTAAAACCAATTAGATTAAGTAATCTTAAGAAACTATTTATCAAAAATACCATTTATAAAGCTTTAGAAGATGTTGGGTTATTAAAACAATTTGCTTATAGATATCCTCATGAATTCTCGGGAGGACAAAGACAAAGAATTGTTATCGCTAGAGCTTTAATTACTGAACCTAAAATCATTGTAGCTGATGAACCAATTGCTTCATTAGATATTTCAATTCAAGCTCAAGTTGTTAACTTGTTAAAAGATTTATGTAAAAATAAAAATATTGGAATGGTCTTTATTGCTCATGATTTATCTATGATTGAATATATTGCTGATCAAGTTCAAATTATGCACTTAGGTAAAATTGTTGAATTTGGTGATACTGAAGCTATTTATGCTAATCCAATTCATCCATACACAATCAACTTATTTAAAGCTATTCCTAAAATTTCAAATGCTAATGAAAAATTCCAAGATGTTAAATTTGAAATTTCATACTTACAAGAACAACAATATCCAAATATCCCATCAGTACATTGTGTTGAAAAAGATAAACACTTTGTATTTGGAACAAAACAACAATTTGATAAATGAATGAAATTAAATTATCACAATGAAAAATAA
- the rsmD gene encoding 16S rRNA (guanine(966)-N(2))-methyltransferase RsmD, protein MLRIIAGKHRNRLLEQPSKSNTRATTERVREAVFSSIQFDLVDKSFLDLFAGSGAWGLEAISRDASYVEFVDNNKEAFNVISANAKSLKENNLKIWQMSALEYLKRTKQTFDFIFIDAPFEEYDLVNQVLSSINELKTLNNNGTIIVETNKLDQIILPAEYEMIKHKRYGKIDILYIKER, encoded by the coding sequence ATGCTAAGAATAATTGCTGGAAAACATCGTAATAGATTATTAGAACAACCTAGTAAATCAAACACAAGAGCCACAACTGAAAGAGTAAGGGAAGCAGTATTTTCTTCAATCCAATTTGATTTAGTAGATAAATCATTTTTAGATTTATTTGCAGGAAGTGGTGCTTGAGGACTAGAAGCTATTAGTCGTGATGCAAGTTATGTAGAATTTGTAGATAATAATAAAGAAGCATTTAATGTAATTTCTGCTAATGCTAAAAGTTTAAAAGAAAATAATTTAAAGATTTGACAAATGAGTGCTTTAGAATATTTAAAAAGAACAAAACAAACTTTTGATTTTATTTTTATTGATGCTCCATTTGAAGAATATGATTTAGTTAATCAAGTTTTAAGTTCAATTAACGAACTTAAAACTTTAAATAATAATGGAACTATCATTGTAGAAACTAATAAATTAGATCAAATTATTTTACCAGCTGAGTATGAAATGATCAAACATAAAAGATATGGAAAAATTGATATTTTATATATCAAAGAAAGATAA